CCCGCGTGTGAATTACAGGATATTGGTAGGGATCGGCGTCTCTGCCGGTCCATTCTATCGATATCATTAATTATATTTAAAGATATGCCGGCACGGAGGCCGACACCCACCAATACTTCTATCCTCAATCGGACATTAATTTTGGCAATTACTCTAATACCGCCCCCAAAGGCGCCGGGCTGCACGTCCCCTATTGTATGACTTACAACCCCAATTGGGTCAAATCTTGCGTCGAGTACTCACGTAATCTCGCAATATCCTTGCTTGGCGCACTCCCGAAGAAGCGGCTGTATTCTCTGCTGAACTGTGAAGCGCTCAAATAACCCACGTGCGAACTCGCAGTAGTCGCGTCCATCATCTTGGACAACATGAGACGCCTTGCCTCCTGAAGGCGTAGCACCTTTTGGTACTGCAAGGGGCTCATTGAGGTGACGGACTTGAAGTGCTGGTGGAAAGAGGAGACACTCATGTGGGCCAACTCGGCCAAATCTTCGACTTTCATTGGCTGGGAGAAATTCTCTCGCAACCAGGATACTGCCTTTGCAATTCCATTCACACTGGATTCCGTGAGGCCGAGCTGTGCCACCCGGACACCGATGGGACTGCGGAGCAGACGGATCAGAATCTCATCGATGACAAGGGGGGCGAGCAGTTCAGCCTCTCCGGGCTCGGCCATCAAATCGAGCAACCTTGTTGCTGCCTTGATGATGCTCACGCTGACCTGACCGACATACACGCCGCGGCTCTCGTGAACTCGAGGCAGACCGTGCGGATACACTCTTAAGACCAGTTCGGCGATCTTGTGCGGATCAAGATCCAGCTTGAAACCAAGGAAAGGCTGGGAGTAGCTGGCTCGCGTGACCTGGGCAGTCACTGGCAGATCGACGGAGAAAGCGATCATCCGCGACGCATCGTACTGGTAGACTTCATTACCCAGCATGACGCTCTTTGCACCTTGTGCGACGATGCACAGCGCGGGCTCCGCCATGCCATGAACCAACTCCGTGTTTGTTCGTGAGCGGCGAATGGCATGCACTCCTGGGATGCGTAACTCAAAGGAACCGTCGTGTGGGGCATAAGTGGCAATCAAACGGGCCAACCTGACGACGTCCGGTTCGGTTGCACCTGCGACAGA
The sequence above is a segment of the Desulfomonile tiedjei DSM 6799 genome. Coding sequences within it:
- a CDS encoding AraC family transcriptional regulator, giving the protein MESINSSSYPLQPVSVAGATEPDVVRLARLIATYAPHDGSFELRIPGVHAIRRSRTNTELVHGMAEPALCIVAQGAKSVMLGNEVYQYDASRMIAFSVDLPVTAQVTRASYSQPFLGFKLDLDPHKIAELVLRVYPHGLPRVHESRGVYVGQVSVSIIKAATRLLDLMAEPGEAELLAPLVIDEILIRLLRSPIGVRVAQLGLTESSVNGIAKAVSWLRENFSQPMKVEDLAELAHMSVSSFHQHFKSVTSMSPLQYQKVLRLQEARRLMLSKMMDATTASSHVGYLSASQFSREYSRFFGSAPSKDIARLREYSTQDLTQLGL